A genome region from Coturnix japonica isolate 7356 chromosome 13, Coturnix japonica 2.1, whole genome shotgun sequence includes the following:
- the MEIKIN gene encoding meiosis-specific kinetochore protein: MERPYWQSSAWAGKAPRKKRRLSPLPGGLPVSGRSGQAQCRRRLFGCARRGENQPGCLKRKSAVKTLPKIEENLEVTQGSPSSNQSTQVNVKEIPFLEKNEENVEGSAIPLKESPIIHFESKESLKTSDVTSGTGMTLPTGVSAFLLECLDADSSADHDGVATDTTESFPSPETLRDEECSGASNADFEDFMKCKNSTLLDCSKAVAIDKIPQISDLSPILDPVLKDCKDQHLKRKRPKCNYSSSELSVSSTVAGKKIRKITTARERTPTLKSGTRCSSPIGAARKPDNQTAEPKRLKSIKKEELSVLLEGNASPCGQLESAPANTSAKSEKVTTEVLPSRQTDDTLCYGKEICSIVRTSPGHRPARRRLLPVNTKAFCLPEGVPEDVITNPKTWVCCKHR; this comes from the exons ATGGAGCGGCCGTACTGGCAGAGCTCGGCCTGGGCCGGGAAGGCCCCGCGGAAGAAGCGACGTTTGTCCCCGTTGCCCGGCGGGCTGCCCGTCTCGGGGCGTTCCGGACAGGCTCAGTGCCGGCGGCGGCTGTTCGGCTGCGCGCGGCGTGGGGAGAACCAGCCCGGCT GCCTGAAGAGAAAATCCGCTGTGAAAACATTACCGAAAATCGAGGAGAATCTTGAAGTCACCCAAGGGAGCCCTTCCTCCAATCAAAG CACTCAAGTGAATGTCAAAGAAATACCCttcttggaaaagaatgaagagaatGTGGAGGGCAGTGCCATACCGCTGAAG GAATCTCCAATAATCCACTTTGAAAGTAAAGAAAGCCTGAAAACCAGTGATGTTACTTCAG gCACAGGGATGACTCTCCCTACAGGTGTTTCAGCTTTTCTCCTCGAGTGTCTGGATGCAGATTCCTCTGCAGACCATGACGGAGTTGCTACTGACACCACAGAAAGTTTCCCATCCCCTGAAACTTTAAGAGATGAGGAATGTTCAG GGGCAAGCAATGCTGACTTCGAGGACTTTATGAAATGCAAGAACTCCACTCTCCTGgactgcagcaaagcagtggCCATAGATAAGATACCACAGATCTCAGATCTTTCACCAATATTAG accCTGTATTGAAAGACTGTAAAGACCAGCACTTAAAAAG AAAGAGACCCAAATGCAATTACAGTTCTTCAGAACTGAGTGTCTCAAGTACTGTAGCAG ggaaaaaaatccgTAAAATTACAACTGCAAGAGAGAGAACTCCAACCCTAAAAAGTGGTACACGCTGTTCTTCACCAATAGGAGCGGCAAGAAAG CCTGACAATCAGACTGCTGAACCCAAAAGGCTGAAGAGCATCAAAAAAGAAGAGTTGTCTGTCCTGTTAGAAGGTAATGCATCGCCTTGTGGTCAGCTTGAATCTGCCCCAGCAAACACTTCAGCCAAATCAGAGAAGGTGACAACAGAGGTACTGCCCTCTAGACAAACCGATGAT ACTCTGTGTTACGGAAAAGAAATCTGCTCCATTGTCAGAACTTCACCAGGTCACAGGCCTGCCCGGCGTCGCCTGCTTCCAGTTAACACAAaagctttctgtcttcctgaAGGAGTGCCTGAAG atgTTATTACAAATCCTAAAACTTGGGTCTGCTGTAAACACAGATGA